From Paenibacillus graminis, a single genomic window includes:
- a CDS encoding MerR family transcriptional regulator, whose amino-acid sequence MRNEITISELAKLMDVSVHQIRYFEEKGLLQPAYTDDNQYRMYSMNEIYQLAHILLLRKLGLPVQAVKESMTGFGPDQVRQMLQTSMENTHAEILRLQQLELFIGKVLQEHRDFGQEIEAYRVKRREAVNLRRWFGLSSQNVLEARQLAGQAGPGLNLFEADIHYVFEGEGPAVLCTEAAEGASLLLPAGDYLSFQFPAAHEDELEQRMEQFSSYAADRTLHLTGPLVLIEKSYLSLFSQDRLHYELLQRIGTV is encoded by the coding sequence GTGAGAAATGAGATTACCATCAGTGAACTGGCTAAGCTTATGGATGTGTCGGTGCACCAGATCCGCTATTTCGAAGAAAAGGGTTTGCTTCAGCCTGCTTATACTGACGACAACCAGTACCGGATGTACAGTATGAATGAGATCTATCAGCTGGCCCATATTCTGCTGCTGCGGAAGCTGGGGCTGCCGGTTCAGGCGGTCAAAGAAAGTATGACGGGCTTTGGCCCGGACCAGGTCCGGCAAATGCTTCAGACCTCTATGGAGAATACGCATGCGGAGATTCTCCGGCTCCAGCAGCTTGAGCTGTTCATAGGCAAGGTACTTCAAGAGCACCGGGACTTCGGTCAAGAGATCGAGGCTTACCGGGTCAAGCGGCGGGAGGCTGTGAATTTGCGGCGCTGGTTCGGGCTCAGCTCACAGAATGTACTGGAGGCCAGACAGCTTGCCGGCCAAGCGGGTCCCGGTCTCAACTTGTTCGAAGCGGATATTCATTATGTGTTCGAGGGGGAAGGTCCTGCTGTCCTCTGCACGGAAGCCGCTGAGGGAGCCAGTCTGCTGCTGCCGGCAGGAGATTATCTGTCCTTCCAGTTTCCCGCCGCCCATGAAGATGAACTGGAGCAGCGGATGGAGCAATTCAGTTCGTATGCAGCAGATAGAACCCTTCATCTAACAGGACCTCTTGTGCTCATTGAGAAATCGTACCTTTCCCTGTTCAGCCAGGACAGGCTTCATTACGAACTGCTGCAGCGGATCGGAACCGTATGA
- a CDS encoding GNAT family N-acetyltransferase — translation MKQAHIIIAPMQAEYNRQVSHLLVDAFYGKFYPLTRLEPGGLAALFEQLLDAFPEEPASQRLVALQEGEVIGTLCLKRKAEADLLAGADNIPVRLPRMKDITRDGQRKMFKLLTALHFLDHKPQEGECYIADLSVHPKARGQGVGKQLLIWAQHYACSDPHLEVLSLHVSGHNQGAKRLYEHISFRTQAAEHSLVRLLLFHEWRWEYMVLPLRKQT, via the coding sequence ATGAAGCAAGCACACATCATCATTGCGCCAATGCAGGCTGAGTACAACCGGCAGGTTAGCCATTTGCTTGTGGACGCGTTTTATGGGAAGTTTTATCCGTTGACGAGGCTTGAGCCGGGCGGGCTGGCGGCTTTGTTTGAACAGCTGCTGGATGCTTTTCCGGAAGAGCCGGCGAGCCAAAGGCTGGTTGCGCTTCAGGAAGGGGAAGTCATCGGTACATTATGCCTCAAGCGCAAAGCTGAAGCTGATCTCTTGGCAGGGGCGGACAATATACCAGTCCGGCTTCCGCGAATGAAGGACATCACCCGGGATGGGCAGAGGAAGATGTTCAAGCTGTTGACAGCCTTGCACTTTTTGGACCATAAGCCGCAGGAGGGAGAATGTTATATCGCGGATCTATCCGTGCATCCGAAGGCCCGCGGGCAGGGAGTAGGCAAGCAGCTGCTGATTTGGGCACAGCATTATGCCTGCAGTGATCCGCACCTGGAAGTGCTGAGCCTGCATGTCTCCGGGCATAATCAAGGCGCAAAACGTCTGTATGAACATATTTCCTTCCGCACACAGGCGGCAGAGCACAGTTTGGTGAGGCTTCTTCTTTTTCATGAATGGAGATGGGAGTATATGGTCCTGCCACTGCGCAAGCAAACATGA
- a CDS encoding alpha/beta hydrolase family protein, with protein MKRKMGITLIVLVLICAGAVLYVLKQNTFDMEERSLEIPSPQGKLTGTLVLPKEVSGKLGLVLFIHGDGAVNASHDDGYKPLWERLAKQGYASLSLNKRGIGGSEGNWLDQSIDDRVDEARQALAWARTQPVIDPSRIGVWGASQAGWVIPKLAGKEPLAFSILVSPAINWLTQGEYNTRSQMAKDGYSGDEISAQVAYEQQVKELLKEGATYEEYVQAAHKGDVMSRERWTFVSKNFRADATAGLQHFKTPVLLLLGEDDVNVDWKETEHVYRQKVSPSLLTVKLFPDTEHSMLSTRTAGSKLRAVLISLFAPRQITVNGYMEQIEQFLQDTELAGKLNSRSIGI; from the coding sequence ATGAAAAGAAAAATGGGAATCACACTCATCGTTTTGGTGCTCATCTGTGCAGGGGCGGTGCTCTATGTATTGAAGCAGAACACTTTTGATATGGAGGAGCGGTCCCTTGAAATTCCTTCTCCGCAGGGCAAATTAACCGGCACGCTTGTCCTGCCCAAGGAGGTGTCCGGCAAGCTGGGGCTTGTACTGTTCATTCACGGTGATGGAGCGGTCAATGCTTCCCATGATGACGGCTATAAGCCGCTATGGGAGAGGCTTGCTAAGCAAGGCTATGCTTCACTGTCGCTGAACAAGAGAGGCATCGGCGGCTCCGAAGGGAATTGGCTTGACCAGAGCATCGATGACCGGGTAGACGAAGCCCGCCAGGCGCTGGCCTGGGCCAGAACACAGCCGGTGATTGATCCTTCGCGGATTGGGGTGTGGGGAGCCAGCCAGGCCGGATGGGTGATTCCGAAGCTTGCGGGGAAGGAGCCGCTGGCCTTCAGTATTCTGGTATCCCCGGCTATCAACTGGCTGACTCAGGGCGAGTATAATACACGTAGTCAAATGGCGAAGGACGGATACTCCGGGGATGAAATTTCCGCACAGGTAGCGTATGAACAGCAAGTGAAGGAGCTTTTGAAAGAGGGTGCAACGTATGAGGAATATGTACAGGCTGCACATAAGGGCGATGTGATGTCCCGGGAACGCTGGACATTTGTGAGCAAGAACTTCCGGGCGGACGCGACCGCCGGTCTGCAGCACTTCAAAACTCCTGTGCTCCTGCTGCTGGGGGAAGACGATGTGAATGTAGACTGGAAGGAAACAGAACACGTTTACCGCCAAAAAGTAAGTCCATCCTTGCTCACGGTTAAGCTCTTCCCGGATACAGAGCATTCCATGTTGTCCACCCGAACCGCCGGTTCCAAGCTGCGTGCCGTGCTCATCAGCCTGTTCGCGCCTCGACAAATCACGGTCAACGGGTATATGGAGCAAATTGAACAGTTCCTGCAGGACACCGAGCTGGCCGGGAAGTTGAACTCCCGGAGCATAGGAATATAG
- a CDS encoding metallophosphoesterase family protein yields MKKQAPPVKKKTLSSRTAARNRTAGPSAKAQVIRFAVIGDSHVGYGNSSGIFKNLLPKAVAGVKPRFVIFGGDNAQAGADHGNHADAYYKDFKDTVTSTLGNIPYKASIGNWEASTANLFTKYLGAVSGKMNFPGTQGKVKYVWLDCALGRFTPASINLLTNLDDQHYYIIDFHWPLKVSGITVDSSHVLSGAETGRFFASIPAKARDKVLAIFTHHGHLFYHKLNNIYPGFTQTKFFVCGCSGDYKCKSNGDRGYYDAALTINGNQASIEAFRVKVV; encoded by the coding sequence ATGAAAAAGCAGGCTCCACCTGTCAAAAAAAAAACTCTGTCCTCCAGAACTGCTGCACGTAACCGGACAGCCGGCCCATCGGCTAAAGCCCAGGTCATCCGTTTTGCGGTGATCGGGGACAGTCATGTGGGATATGGGAACAGCTCCGGCATATTCAAGAATCTTTTGCCCAAAGCGGTCGCGGGTGTGAAACCGAGGTTTGTGATATTCGGAGGCGACAACGCGCAGGCAGGTGCGGATCATGGAAATCATGCGGATGCTTATTACAAAGACTTCAAGGATACCGTGACCAGCACACTTGGCAATATCCCTTACAAAGCTTCGATAGGCAATTGGGAGGCAAGTACCGCAAACCTGTTCACCAAATATCTGGGGGCCGTTTCGGGAAAGATGAATTTTCCGGGGACACAGGGCAAGGTCAAGTATGTGTGGCTGGATTGTGCGCTTGGAAGGTTCACCCCGGCCAGTATAAATTTACTTACGAATTTGGATGACCAGCATTATTATATTATTGATTTTCATTGGCCCTTGAAGGTGAGCGGAATTACCGTTGACTCCAGTCATGTGTTAAGCGGAGCTGAGACGGGCAGATTTTTCGCTTCGATTCCTGCCAAGGCGAGAGACAAGGTGCTGGCGATTTTTACCCATCATGGACATTTATTTTACCACAAGCTTAACAATATCTACCCGGGCTTTACCCAAACCAAGTTTTTCGTCTGCGGGTGCTCGGGGGATTATAAATGCAAGTCCAACGGGGACCGGGGCTACTATGATGCTGCCTTGACGATTAACGGGAATCAAGCCAGTATTGAAGCGTTTCGGGTTAAGGTTGTGTAG
- a CDS encoding LysR family transcriptional regulator, translated as MEYFITVAKLQHMTKAAKALNLTQPALSHAISKLEEELGLPLFDRGGRNIRLNRYGVQFAKRVEGALRSIEGGIQEIREWSDPDTGLISISYLNILGVDLVPNLVQEYMQEHPKVRFELFQGNLGDLDEHFELGSSDLMITSRESPVMKHEWLTIQKVPLYIVVPARHPFARQSSLSLTKLSGEPFVGLKKNCGLKATITARFENTGFQLASTYDAEDLVTVAGFIRAGLGVSVLPQTPGLMLEGLAWIPIAEEGWEWEIGLKWRKDRYLPAAAKAFIDCMEQQQVHPV; from the coding sequence TTGGAATATTTCATAACCGTTGCCAAGCTTCAGCATATGACCAAGGCCGCCAAGGCCCTTAACCTGACCCAGCCTGCCTTAAGCCATGCCATTTCCAAGCTGGAGGAGGAATTGGGGCTGCCGCTGTTTGACCGGGGCGGACGAAATATCCGGCTTAACCGTTACGGGGTGCAGTTCGCCAAGCGGGTAGAAGGGGCTCTGCGCAGCATTGAGGGCGGAATACAGGAGATCAGAGAATGGTCCGATCCGGATACCGGCTTAATCTCCATCTCCTATCTGAACATTCTTGGAGTAGATCTGGTGCCAAACCTCGTCCAGGAGTACATGCAGGAGCATCCTAAGGTCCGTTTTGAATTGTTTCAGGGCAACCTTGGGGATCTGGATGAGCATTTCGAGCTGGGCAGCTCGGACCTGATGATTACTTCCAGGGAATCCCCGGTGATGAAGCACGAATGGCTGACCATTCAGAAGGTGCCGCTATACATCGTTGTTCCCGCCCGTCATCCCTTTGCCCGGCAGTCTTCACTAAGTCTTACCAAGCTGTCCGGCGAACCTTTTGTCGGTCTCAAAAAAAACTGCGGCCTCAAAGCCACCATCACCGCCCGTTTTGAAAATACCGGATTTCAGCTCGCTTCCACCTACGATGCGGAGGATCTGGTTACAGTAGCCGGCTTTATCCGAGCAGGACTCGGCGTATCTGTCCTTCCGCAAACGCCGGGGCTAATGCTGGAGGGGCTCGCCTGGATTCCGATTGCCGAAGAAGGCTGGGAATGGGAAATCGGCCTCAAATGGCGAAAAGACCGCTACCTTCCGGCAGCGGCCAAAGCATTTATTGATTGTATGGAACAGCAACAGGTTCATCCTGTATAG
- a CDS encoding DUF1330 domain-containing protein, with translation MSAYVIFIREHSHDPEELRIYSQKAPGGLAGHPVTPLAVYGTHEVIEGPAIEGAAILEFPSIEAAKVWYYSPAYQDAVQHRLRGGTYRGIIVEGVSAAASE, from the coding sequence ATGAGCGCCTATGTTATTTTTATCCGTGAGCACAGCCATGACCCGGAAGAGCTCCGCATCTATTCACAAAAAGCGCCAGGCGGTCTGGCAGGCCATCCCGTAACCCCGCTTGCGGTGTATGGAACCCATGAAGTGATCGAGGGTCCCGCTATTGAAGGAGCGGCCATACTAGAGTTCCCCAGCATTGAAGCGGCTAAGGTCTGGTATTACAGTCCCGCGTACCAGGATGCGGTACAGCATCGGCTCCGGGGCGGAACTTACCGCGGGATCATTGTTGAAGGCGTGTCCGCAGCAGCATCAGAATAA
- a CDS encoding SDR family oxidoreductase, whose translation MAITYKDPAHEFEGKRVLVTGGTRGMGEAIAKRLAGSGATVLTTARTMPADLREPGLFVQADIATPEGVGRVIHGVKEVLGGIDILVNNVGGSSTPPGGALVLTDEDWVQALNWNLLAAVRLDRGLLPLMLEQGSGAIVHISSIQRRLPLYETTLAYAAAKAALSNYSKGLSNEFSPRGIRINTVAPGFIQTKAAEAMIDRIAQAAGSREAALQQLMDSLGGIPLGRPGLPEEVGELVAFLVSDRAASITGSEYVIDGGTIPTV comes from the coding sequence ATGGCAATAACCTATAAAGACCCAGCCCATGAATTTGAAGGGAAAAGAGTACTGGTGACCGGAGGTACCCGGGGCATGGGGGAAGCCATCGCCAAAAGACTGGCAGGCAGCGGAGCAACGGTGCTGACGACTGCCCGCACGATGCCTGCTGATCTTCGGGAGCCAGGGCTGTTCGTGCAGGCGGATATTGCCACACCTGAAGGAGTGGGGAGGGTCATTCACGGGGTAAAAGAAGTGCTCGGCGGCATTGATATTCTAGTGAACAATGTGGGAGGCTCCAGTACACCTCCGGGCGGGGCGCTTGTCCTGACCGACGAAGACTGGGTGCAGGCTCTGAACTGGAATCTGCTTGCCGCCGTCCGGCTGGACCGCGGGCTGCTGCCGCTGATGCTGGAGCAGGGCTCCGGGGCGATCGTCCATATTTCCTCTATCCAGAGACGTCTGCCGCTGTATGAAACTACACTGGCCTATGCTGCCGCCAAAGCGGCTCTGTCCAACTACAGCAAAGGTTTGTCCAATGAATTTTCGCCGCGCGGCATCCGCATTAATACCGTGGCTCCGGGTTTTATCCAGACCAAGGCGGCGGAGGCGATGATTGACCGGATCGCCCAGGCGGCAGGAAGCCGGGAAGCTGCCCTGCAGCAGCTGATGGATTCACTTGGCGGCATCCCCCTTGGCCGTCCCGGCCTGCCGGAGGAGGTTGGGGAGCTGGTGGCATTCCTGGTGTCTGACCGGGCGGCGTCGATTACAGGCAGTGAATATGTGATTGACGGCGGGACGATTCCGACGGTGTAA
- a CDS encoding response regulator, with amino-acid sequence MKILLVDDKPQMRSELKLLLETLPFTYEAVLEAACDTGAIRLIERHNPDIIVTDAKLLISEASALERVNASQTHGTIIVTSSYEFVLDAFCKGGMATLLKPVAKEELKYAVLRAASGMRRECLYGGQPGAVPAR; translated from the coding sequence ATGAAAATCTTACTAGTCGACGACAAACCCCAAATGCGCAGTGAATTGAAGCTTCTGCTGGAGACGCTGCCTTTTACATATGAAGCGGTTCTGGAAGCAGCCTGTGATACGGGGGCCATCCGGCTGATTGAGCGGCATAACCCGGATATCATTGTGACGGATGCCAAGCTGCTGATCAGCGAAGCAAGTGCGCTGGAACGGGTGAATGCAAGCCAGACTCATGGCACAATCATTGTCACCAGCAGTTATGAATTTGTCCTGGATGCCTTCTGCAAAGGAGGTATGGCCACTCTGCTCAAACCTGTTGCCAAGGAAGAGTTGAAATATGCTGTACTTAGGGCAGCCAGCGGCATGAGGCGGGAATGTTTGTATGGCGGGCAGCCGGGGGCTGTTCCTGCACGGTAG